The genome window AGGCAGAGCAACTTTgtttcttgaataagatgctGAAGAAATAGATTTTCAGTAATTGACTAAAACCAAAGTTGAAATATGTCATTACAATTTTGTTTGCTAAAATTTAACATAGAGAGTGACAGTAATTACCTTTATGTATGAAGCATTCATACGTAGTAACTTCACAAGGGTCAGCCCATCACAAAGAACAGTTTTGGTTTGGCTAAGTTAGGGGCCCCGATTCCATCCTAAAATTTTTACATGTGACTCCAAACAGGGTTGTTGAGAATGACTtacttttaacattttaaagATTTTCTTATTGGGAATTTGGAATATGAGAAGCCTTTGCTGCTGTGGCATTCTTgtcttaattttaaatttatttgtgtaGTAAATGAAGAAGCTCTACTTGGAAAAAAATGCCCCTTTGCTTGATGTGGGTAATTTTGAGTGAAAGAAACAGTTATACATTTTAATGATATTGAGCTCTCAGTTATCAATAtgatatcattatttttttaggtaGTTGTAGTTTGAAATGGGCTCGAAAGTATGGTACTTTATAAGCATGTTCTAATGTAGAGTTTATTTATTCTACTTATTTTAGGTTGTAATTTTTGTGAATTGTATTGCTTTAGGTTTGCTTTATAATTTCCTGTTGACATTATGTGTTCCTCTTTTCAAAACAATTGTGTATTAATTACCCAAACAAATGAAGATTAACTTTAGAGTTTGTTTTTCATGTAATTTCAGATTGTAGCTTTTGTATTGGAGGCATTCTTTGCTGAAATGGATCTCGAGTCATCGGACAATTTTGAAGAACAGGATAAGGTTGGTAGTTGCCCTGCACTTatcatttcaatataaaatcaAAGCTATGCAGCCAGGTCCATCTCCTGAAAATGCGAGCATGATGCAGATATATAATTTCCCTTTCACTTAAGAAAATTACATAGATCCTCCTAGAATTTTAGGGTGATTTTCAAATTAACTCTTGAGTTTCTCAATCCATCAATATCCACCctttagtttcaaaattattgCAATCTAGATCTTCATTGAGGCCTATTAACTAGAGATATTGGAAATTCAAGCAAACTGCCCTTGAGAACTATTTGGAGGCTAAAGGCCTTTCACATGAGTGATAAAATGACAGTACAAACTTACAAAATGATGGCATCTTCATTAAATTGTGTTTATTGATTAGGTTTTACATATAAATAAActgttttctgaattttgttttgtgCCAAAATACCATCGGCAACTCTTGTGTTGAATTTTTATTGCTTAGATAAATTCTAAGTACAACTTATATGAATTTCcattatttttagttaacaAATTCAAAGACTTACTAAGAGCACATTGTAACACTTTTAAGATTATAGGGTTGACATTAGTGCAATCAAATCTTTTAGGTTTAGTTTGATGCTAATACCAAGCTCTGGGGtttattttgtaattacttataaatatattttgaaaattgtttgattATCATGTTATTGGTTGTTTTGCATGTTGCTTAAATCTTCAATGATGTTAATAGGGCCATGTTAGGTTATCTATTCAGGCTTCAGAAATGATTAAGATGGAAGTTCTGCCCACATTGCTCAGCATTGCCATATATATGTTCTGAAAGTTACTTGATATctatatttttgcaaaaaaaaaattggcaaagtAATGGTTTCTTTGCTTTTTATTAGCAATAGATAAATCATTATTGTTATCCTCAGAACTTATCACCTCCATTAGAATTAATTTCCTAAACTAATCATCCGTTGTTGTTAGtaagagccttttttttttttttttaccatcataCATTTAAGCTGCACCAACCCCCAGTAGTTGAAATGAAATCTTATTGACCATAATTAGAGTTTTTCTTGCTTTGAACTGGTTGTTGTTTGtggtagtctttcttttttgtcacCATTGTCTCCAATGTTTTTGATCCCCTCACCAGTTTATACTTATAgttctattaaaatatttaaatcatataattattttattacctTTTCAATCTAGGCAGTAGAAGGCAGAAAGGATCCTCGACGAACTATTGGGTATGTATGATGAACTAGTTTAAAGTTTTTGAAAGCTCTATTTGCATCCATTTTTGGACGTTAACAGCTGCCTTGTCTTGTTAATTTGGCTTGGTGCAGTACAAAATCACGGAGCCAGAGGGTTGATCTCCTTCTTCATCATATGTTGAGTGCAGAGCTCGATAAAGAGCCCCCCAACCCATAGATTTGCTTCATTCCACTTGTGGTAACTGAACTAGACCTCACAAAATCTTTTTACCAAGATTTGATCACTTTATAAGACTGAAAGCGACATTTTGTTTTCCCATTGGATTTATTATTGTGAATTACACGTTAGAACTTTacaaatttctcattttaacTCTACTTTCGACAATTTTTTGCTTTCCATTGCAATAGCTAACCTATTACCATTTTATGTCTTTGTGAACTATAGAGAAAAATTCTGAAGTCGTTTTGCCCTTGCTTTGGGGTATTTAGCTTTTACTCTTTAGTGGTTAGCAAAGCAAACGAATTGTTTCAAGTGACTTGTCCCGGAAGGAACCATGTGATTGCTTCAAAGAGTGAGCAGCAGACACACTCTTTGTTTTTCATGCCATTGGTACCAGGTTCTCCTTTTTGGGAGGCAGCTTTTAATTTCTGTTAGCCTACACAGCTTATGTTCTCCAAAagcccccccttttttttgggtacagaGATTGATTACAAGAAGTTGTGCAActacaatttgtttttgttatagttttttttgttattattgtttgtaCACGTGAGGAAAGTATATTAAGCAGTGGAAGGGATTATTGTTTCAACTTTTGAGGGTAGACAACGCAAAGCCTATAAAGAATAAAgggaaaggatttttttttttttttcaaaaaaaaaaaaaaaaaaaaattcatataatgCCTTGTGCGGATGCCACAGCATTTTTTGTATGCCTATATTATGCTATCCAGCatcttaatctttttttttaatgcaaattATGAAGTGGGCTGTCTAACTTTTTGGAAAATGGTCCAACTTCTTATATATTCAAAGATTTTGTGCTTTATCCATTATTCACTAACTGAACtatataattttggttttaaaatcaattaatggtctattataatttatatcaactaaaacttcatttttttgatagaatATTTCCTGAAGTCAAAGTTGGGATCTCTTTATGCACCAAGTGCTTGGTGGAGCAGGGGAGAGGGCGTGGATTTGAGCTGCGGGGGCAGCATATTTAGCATTAATGTCAATTATTAGTAAATTAGTGGAATCCCGTCATGTTCACTACACCACAAGGCTTGGAGCATCAATTGTTCTAACATCTACTTTTGAAATGAAATGACTCCATTTGttgaaaatttctattttgcataTCCGTATTTTGTAGGACGATTAAAAGAATCTATAGGCACCAACTCCTAGACTTTCATGATCTATCAACAAAACATCTAGGTATAACAAGCTAAAAGAATCTACATTCCGTTGACCTTAGTCTTAAACTGCGAAATCTTGATGCTTCAATAATAgtaatttaaccaaaaattttaagggAGTAAATTAGGTCCAGTGCATTTTATGTAATGACTTGATAGGATGCTGACACGGGGCACTTCTTGGACATATGATAACATCCTATCGAGTTTAGCACACAGGGCATTAGACCCAAACCaaaccttaattttaaaattgttgcaatTCAGACTCTTAATAGGTCTatttctactaaaaaaaaaaaaaaaaaaaaaaaaaaaaaaaccatgcaaCTATCTAGAAATTTACAATCTCTATATGTGAATGGTGGGTAATACTATTTATCActaaaatctattaaaaaaaaatcataatggAGTAACACAATTTAATCTTGTCATTGTTCCCGTTTAGTATATATTTGTCAAGTCTCTTAATATAAtgattttgttaatgaatttCCTAAGAGCCAAGGCACTGGATATgatactgtggggcccaataatctatgggccaggcccatttgctcgtggagagtccgaaggcccaagccgaggagagctatggcccaagccgagaagagctatggcccaagccgagaagagctatggcccaagcccgataacatagagcacaagactgttttggaatacagccgaggacagttcagtcctcggcagatccaaaatcccaccggaataaaggggcaaaactggtataggactaaacttgaaaggagacctaaaatatcttgggaaagttacccttatgacccttcccagataagactctgcacctagcagaaccgtattcttcagccttatcaatcatccccaacaattctgggattagactgatgggacaaatatcagtcttgtaaaggttgaccctacacgtggacgaatgacagttaacgcagacgagtataaaagaagaaagtaagtaaatctaagggGAGGtccatcccacctccaaaaaaaaaagagagactacatgggTGAGAACTCCTAAACAACACCTGAGATGACGGAAAAAatccatcgtcgggtaaccggggtaaggccttaatggtcctcggatcaagtccgaggagacccatcccataggaagcgacgccgtagggcttaaatgttcaagctcaaattctttttctacacgaattcctctaaaaccaagaccgggcatcgccccgtgaccaacggctagcttttcaaacccactctctacaaatcatattgtgagggatctttcatatgcgagcccaacaccattattgggccgcaaaggaattgtgtccttacagatacatttgatatttttatacatttataAAGTAAAAGTGATGAATTTCCTAAGAGCCAAGGCAGTGGATATGATacatttgatatttttatacatttataAAGTAAAAGTGCacatatatatctaaaaaaaccACACACAACCACAATAAATTTGTACGTGTAAACTAATGAATCGATAatacatgtatttttattttttttaaagtgtgtATTGCAGCTTATAATTTTGAacaattattaatctttaaccTATGCACTCATTAATGGAacccatataaaaaaaaaataataataaagtctCAAGTGAAATTTGCTATCTATTTAAGTTAGTAATGACTCATTTATGGGAACAAGTTAAAACAACTTAGAAAGTCAAGTGATTAATTTGAAATCAACATGAAGTAtataattgagagagagagagagagagagagagagagagagagagagagagagagagagagagagagagagagagagagagagagagagagagagagttacgtGGCTTCATTGAATGGtacttttaattattaaatctCCACCTGGAGAGAGCATCTCTTAGTCATCTGTCCTTATAAACCCCTATCCCATCCCATCCTCATCATAGAACAAGACAAAcctcaaagagagagagatagagatagaagGAGAGATGAGGAGCATGAAAGGTGAAGTGGTGCTCAACATCCCTGCTGAGAAGGCGTGGGAAATGTACAGAGACAATGAAGTTATCAGTAAAATAAATTCTGAAATGCTTGCCCGAACTGAATACATCCAAGGAGATGGTAGCCCTGGAAGtttgagtatatatatatgtctttCTCAAGCTTGATTCTATAAGCttaattgagttaattagataAAGTGATTTTGTGTatgaatttgtaaaaattagatttatcaACCTTATTTCGTTTTAAACAAAATAGGAtgatattaataaattaaaaataataataaatttatttacaaatgtttaaatatatatatatatacatatatatttaaatgtctatataagtatatttttatatatgtatatatttaaacatataattaatGTTGTAATATAATTAAATCAAGCATTATATTCATGACTTTATTGACGAATGCATTTAAACTTGAGCTTAACTAATttactaaattataaaattaaaaaaaaaaaaaaacaaaaaaaaacaaaaaaaccataaaGATTCTATTTGTCTAGCTAGCCTTCAAGCTACTAAAATAACAACTAAGTTCATACATAACCCTATATAATATGCACTCGCTTTTGCATTCTTGATATCCTCTACATATCCTATTCGTCCCCCAATGAAAGTTGCTTCAGAACTTGCCTCAATTCTATGTTTGATTTAAggattatatttttaaaaattttcttagtaAGGAGGAAaagtaaatttaaaatataatattttcctTACTAAtagttataaatataaataagaaaaaagtttgACTTCAAATATGTCTGGAGTCTAGAGCCTTAAGCTTCAACTCCCAATAAGAAAATTACATGTGTGaggtcccaaaaaaaaaaaaaaaaaaaacgaaaattTCCTAAGCAAGTTCAGGTGAATTATCCAAACCATAACTATTGAAAGCTCCCTAACGCAAGATTATCGTAAAtttcaattcaagttttaattTCAGAATCACCTTCCATCCTTAAACTTAAACTTGAGAACCAAAacaacctcaaaaaaaaaaaaaaaaaaaaaaaaaaaaaaaaaaaaaaaaaaaaaaaaaaaaaaaaaaaccatatataattttgtgcACATACGTAGTTATATAAAAATGGATGTAAATTCTGATGCAAAAGTGGTGGACGCAGCCATCAGCAACTTCGTGAAAGAATCAACTGAGAAGATAGAGAAGGTGGAGACGGGGCAGTCTGTGACATACCGTGTGATCGGAGGTGACTTGAGGAGGATGTACGATCCATATAGGGTCACCTTCTCATTCATTCCTGTGGAGGGAAAAGAGAATGAGATGTGTCTCGCTGAATGGAAGGCTGAGTTTGAGCCACTCACTCCAGAAACGCCTCCACCATTGAAGGCAAAGGATGCTGCTCTAGGATTCCTCAAGTGGTTTGAGAAGTTTGAGCTAACCTGCTAGCTACAAATTAGCTTAGCTAGCTAGATCAATACATGAGCTATATATGGtgaataagaaaaataagatgGGGAAGCTGTGTGTGTTTCTTTATATATTGAAGTCAAATTAggatatatttatgtatgtcaAAATTTATGAATGTGGATCAATCAATGACTACTTGGGATTTCACGTACGGTTGTTaagtttgtatttatgtatacatacatacatacatacatatatatatatatatatatatgagacaaATGACTATATGAATTTGTAATTCAAGCTTGACAAACCCAAATAACAAATAGATATTCTAtgtttggtccctatattttcgCACGATTTctactttggtccctaaattttatttttaccacttttagttccTGTTTAGAAAAACACCttctgttttagtcctttccgtaaGTGCTGTTAGGGCACTGACCTACGTGGCAAatggaattattaaaataataataataaattttattttgtcattaaaaaatgccaagtcagcatttaaatttaaaaaaataatttattaaatttaactaaataaaaaaataaaaaaacagaaataaaaataaaaaatcacatttatcAAGATTGAAGTGTGTCTTgagcaagaacaacaagaacactaACCCAGATTTAAGTACACAAACctagaaattaaaattcaaaaattaaaattttcaaaatcatcattttctcaacccagcaaaatcatcaaatcctaaaacTCCAAActaccaaatcaatccaaaaatacctcacaaccaatccaaac of Quercus lobata isolate SW786 chromosome 8, ValleyOak3.0 Primary Assembly, whole genome shotgun sequence contains these proteins:
- the LOC115955065 gene encoding uncharacterized protein LOC115955065 gives rise to the protein MRSMKGEVVLNIPAEKAWEMYRDNEVISKINSEMLARTEYIQGDGSPGSLSIYILVDAAISNFVKESTEKIEKVETGQSVTYRVIGGDLRRMYDPYRVTFSFIPVEGKENEMCLAEWKAEFEPLTPETPPPLKAKDAALGFLKWFEKFELTC